The genomic interval ACCAAACTCAGCTTTAAGAAAAGTTGCCAGAGTAAAATTAACAAATGGAATTGAAGTTACATGTTATATTCCTGGTGAAGGACATAACTTACAAGAACACTCAATCGTTCTAGTAAGAGGAGGAAGAACAAAGGATTTACCAGGGGTTAGATATAAAATCATTAGAGGTGCTTTAGATACTGCTGGTGTTGCAAAGAGAAAACAAGGAAGATCTAAGTACGGAGCGAAAAACGCATAATAAACGAATAAAGGAGGTGTAAATTTAATGTCAAGAAGAAGAGCTGCGGTAAAAAGAGATGTTTTACCTGATTCAAGATACTCTGATAAAGTTGTAACTAAAGTAATCAACTCAATAATGCTAGATGGGAAAAAATCAATAGCTGAAGGAATATTCTACTCAGCAATGGATTTAATAAAAGAAAAAACTGGACAAGAAGGATATGATGTTTTCAAACAAGCTTTAGAAAATATTAAACCTCAAATAGAAGTTAGATCTAGAAGAATTGGAGGAGCTACATACCAAGTTCCAGTTGAAGTAAAAGCTGATAGACAACAAACACTTGCTATAAGATGGTTAACTACTTATACAAGAGCAAGAAAAGAATATGGAATGATAGAAAAACTTGCAGCAGAATTAATTGCAGCAGCAAATAATGAAGGTGCAACTATTAAGAAAAAAGAAGATACTTATAAGATGGCAGAAGCTAACAGAGCGTTCGCACACTATAGAGTATAATAATATAAATGTTTTCGTTTTAAATCGAGGAGGATAAATTTAATGGCTAGGAAAGTATCATTAGATATGACTAGAAATGTTGGAATAATGGCCCATATCGATGCAGGGAAAACAACAACAACAGAAAGAATATTATTTTATACTGGAGTTGAAAGAAAAATAGGAGAAGTTCACGAAGGTCAAGCTACAATGGACTGGATGGAACAAGAGCAAGAAAGAGGAATTACAATTACTTCTGCTGCTACTACATGTTTCTGGAAAGGACACAGAATAAATATAATAGACACACCAGGTCACGTGGACTTTACTGTTGAAGTTGAAAGATCTCTAAGAGTACTAGATGGGGCTGTTGCAGTGTTCTCAGCTGTTGATGGTGTACAACCACAATCGGAAACAGTATGGAGACAAGCTGATAAATATAAAGTACCAAGACTAGCTTTCTTTAACAAAATGGATAGAATTGGTGCAAACTTTGATATGTGTGTATCAGATATTAAAGAAAAATTAGGTTCAAATCCAGTACCTATACAAATTCCTATAGGTGCAGAAGACCAATTTGAAGGAGTAGTAGACCTAATAGAAATGAAAGAAGTTGTTTGGCCAGTAGATTCAGACAATGGACAACATTTTGATGTAAAAGATATTAGAGCAGAATTACAAGAAAAAGCTGAAGAAGCAAGACAATATATGCTTGAATCTATAGTTGAAACTGATGATGCACTAATGGAAAAATTCTTTGGTGGAGAAGAAATAACTAAAGAAGAAATAGTAAAAGGATTAAGAAAAGCTACTATAGACAATACAATAGTTCCAGTTGTTTGTGGAACAGCGTTCAAAAATAAAGGTATCCAAGCTTTATTAGATGCTATAGTAAACTTCATGCCAGCTCCAACAGACGTTGCGATGGTTGAAGGAAGAGACCCTAAAGATCCTGAAAAATTAATAGACAGAGAAATGTCAGACGAGGCACCTTTCGCATCTCTAGCTTTCAAAGTTATGACAGACCCATTTGTAGGAAGATTAACATTCTTCAGAGTATATTCTGGTATAGTTGAAAAAGGAGCTACTGTTCTTAACTCAACAAAAGGAAAGAAAGAAAGAATGGGAAGAATACTTCAAATGCATGCTAACAAAAGAGAAGAAATTGAACAAGTATACTGTGGAGATATAGCTGCTGCAGTTGGATTGAAAGATACAACTACAGGAGATACTCTTTGTGCTGAAGATGCACCAATAGTTCTTGAACAAATGGAATTCCCAGAACCAGTTATTTCAGTTGCGGTTGAACCAAAAACTAAAAATGACCAAGAAAAAATGGGAATTGCACTATCAAAACTTGCAGAAGAAGACCCTACTTTTAGAGTTAGAACTGATGAAGAAACAGGTCAAACAATTATCTCAGGAATGGGAGAATTACACCTTGAAATCATCGTAGACAGAATGAAGAGAGAATTTAAAGTAGAATCTAATGTAGGTAAACCACAAGTTGCTTACAGAGAAACTATAACTCAATCTTATGATCAAGAAGTTAAGTATGCAAAACAATCTGGAGGTAGAGGACAATATGGACACGTTAAAATT from Fusobacterium pseudoperiodonticum carries:
- the rpsL gene encoding 30S ribosomal protein S12, yielding MPTLSQLVKKGRQTLTEKKKSPALQGNPQRRGVCIRVYTTTPKKPNSALRKVARVKLTNGIEVTCYIPGEGHNLQEHSIVLVRGGRTKDLPGVRYKIIRGALDTAGVAKRKQGRSKYGAKNA
- the fusA gene encoding elongation factor G, whose translation is MARKVSLDMTRNVGIMAHIDAGKTTTTERILFYTGVERKIGEVHEGQATMDWMEQEQERGITITSAATTCFWKGHRINIIDTPGHVDFTVEVERSLRVLDGAVAVFSAVDGVQPQSETVWRQADKYKVPRLAFFNKMDRIGANFDMCVSDIKEKLGSNPVPIQIPIGAEDQFEGVVDLIEMKEVVWPVDSDNGQHFDVKDIRAELQEKAEEARQYMLESIVETDDALMEKFFGGEEITKEEIVKGLRKATIDNTIVPVVCGTAFKNKGIQALLDAIVNFMPAPTDVAMVEGRDPKDPEKLIDREMSDEAPFASLAFKVMTDPFVGRLTFFRVYSGIVEKGATVLNSTKGKKERMGRILQMHANKREEIEQVYCGDIAAAVGLKDTTTGDTLCAEDAPIVLEQMEFPEPVISVAVEPKTKNDQEKMGIALSKLAEEDPTFRVRTDEETGQTIISGMGELHLEIIVDRMKREFKVESNVGKPQVAYRETITQSYDQEVKYAKQSGGRGQYGHVKIILEPNPGKEFEFVNKITGGVIPREYIPAVEKGCREALESGVIAGYPLVDVKVTLYDGSYHEVDSSEMAFKIAGSMALKQAATKAKPVILEPVFKVEVTTPEEYMGDIIGDLNSRRGMVSGMIDRNGAKIITAKVPLSEMFGYATDLRSKSQGRATYSWEFSEYLQVPASIQKQIQEERGK
- the rpsG gene encoding 30S ribosomal protein S7 yields the protein MSRRRAAVKRDVLPDSRYSDKVVTKVINSIMLDGKKSIAEGIFYSAMDLIKEKTGQEGYDVFKQALENIKPQIEVRSRRIGGATYQVPVEVKADRQQTLAIRWLTTYTRARKEYGMIEKLAAELIAAANNEGATIKKKEDTYKMAEANRAFAHYRV